CGCGAAATTTCTCCAGGATACATATCTGCAACTGTACGCTGGGCAGAAGCCATAACTTTATTATCATGAATACTAAAGCAAGTTTCAAAAGTACCTGTCCAGTTCATTTCTAAAAGACGGCGCATCAATCCAGGCTCATCTTTAGCAGGTAAATTTAGCAAACTAGACCAAACTGTTAGCAGATCTTCATCGCTTTCTCCTGTAAGCTGAACAAAAACCTCTACACTACCGTAATTAAATTTCCACAGACTTTTTTCGGTGGTGTGATTTACCATTGCTGTGTTGTCTTGATCGAGGCTTGAAATCACAGTTTCGATGACTTCTTTATGACTAGATTTTTCTTCCATCAAATCATCCACAGCCTTGGCAGTGTCTACTTCTAAATTGGAAATTTGCTCAACCATGATCGCTTTCCTAATATTTGAATTAATGCCGACATCGTGAATTTAGCATCAAGTGTTGATATATTGCTAATTTTGGATCTCTTTATGGCAATGAAATGTAGTAATACCTCCCATTGTACTCATATTTACATCAAGC
This DNA window, taken from Pleurocapsa sp. FMAR1, encodes the following:
- a CDS encoding YbjN domain-containing protein, coding for MVEQISNLEVDTAKAVDDLMEEKSSHKEVIETVISSLDQDNTAMVNHTTEKSLWKFNYGSVEVFVQLTGESDEDLLTVWSSLLNLPAKDEPGLMRRLLEMNWTGTFETCFSIHDNKVMASAQRTVADMYPGEISRLVTLVANIADDNDEILKEEFGGS